One segment of Bacteroides caecimuris DNA contains the following:
- the traM gene encoding conjugative transposon protein TraM: MEEQNQEKETVTQHVTVTDAAAPDTGKGDKGKKGGGKDKKAARELTPKQMQQRKKLLVYPLMGLLFLGSMWLIFAPSDKKDEGGETVGAFNADIPLPENDGIIGDKRKAYEQAQVEKKQADKVRSLQDFAFAADNGTDEVEMELPDSEPEREPFRDYSGSTRGKGVNSSAVAYRDINRQLGTFYETPKVDAEKEELKRQVEELTARLDAQQGQAGGIDEQVALMEKSYELAAKYMGQNGQAGQSGAIVQVPVTGQSTGQGTGKPAIAVQAARQQTVSGLQQPMSDAEFMRAYSQPRNYGFNTAVGSGYAMGKNTIRACIHQDQTIMDGQTVKLRLLEPLQAGNLVIPQNTLVSGTGKVQGERLDIVVSSIEYRGNLLPVELAVYDSDGQKGLSVPSSLEQEAAKEALANIGGGLGTSISFAQSAGQQIAMDLTRGVMQGGSQYLAKKFRTVKVHLKAGYELMLYAKE, from the coding sequence ATGGAAGAACAGAATCAGGAAAAAGAAACGGTAACGCAGCACGTAACGGTGACGGATGCCGCAGCCCCGGACACGGGGAAAGGGGACAAAGGGAAAAAAGGCGGCGGAAAGGACAAGAAAGCCGCCAGAGAACTGACGCCGAAACAGATGCAGCAGCGGAAAAAGCTGTTGGTGTACCCGTTGATGGGGTTGCTGTTTTTGGGTAGTATGTGGCTGATCTTCGCACCTTCGGACAAGAAGGACGAAGGCGGGGAAACGGTCGGAGCGTTCAACGCCGATATTCCACTGCCGGAGAATGACGGGATTATCGGTGACAAGCGGAAAGCCTACGAGCAGGCGCAGGTAGAAAAGAAACAGGCGGACAAGGTGCGCTCGTTGCAGGACTTCGCTTTTGCGGCTGACAACGGAACGGACGAGGTGGAAATGGAACTGCCGGACAGCGAGCCGGAACGGGAGCCGTTCAGGGATTATTCGGGTTCTACACGGGGAAAGGGTGTGAACTCTTCGGCGGTTGCCTACCGGGACATCAACCGACAACTCGGCACGTTCTACGAAACGCCGAAGGTGGATGCCGAAAAGGAAGAACTGAAACGTCAGGTGGAAGAACTGACCGCCCGGCTGGATGCGCAGCAGGGACAGGCGGGCGGCATAGACGAGCAGGTCGCCCTGATGGAAAAGAGTTACGAGCTTGCCGCCAAGTACATGGGGCAGAACGGGCAGGCAGGACAAAGCGGCGCAATCGTGCAAGTTCCCGTTACCGGACAGAGTACCGGGCAAGGGACGGGAAAGCCCGCCATTGCGGTACAGGCGGCACGGCAACAAACGGTGTCGGGGCTGCAACAGCCGATGAGCGATGCGGAGTTCATGCGGGCGTACAGCCAGCCGAGAAACTACGGGTTCAATACGGCGGTCGGCAGCGGGTACGCTATGGGAAAGAATACGATACGGGCGTGCATCCACCAAGACCAGACGATTATGGACGGACAGACGGTGAAGCTCCGGCTGCTCGAACCGCTGCAAGCGGGAAACCTTGTGATTCCGCAGAATACCCTTGTTTCGGGTACGGGAAAGGTACAGGGGGAACGGTTGGATATTGTGGTGTCGTCCATCGAATACCGGGGGAACTTGCTGCCCGTGGAACTGGCGGTGTATGACAGTGACGGGCAGAAAGGCTTGTCCGTTCCTTCGTCGCTGGAACAGGAAGCGGCAAAGGAAGCCCTTGCGAATATCGGCGGCGGACTGGGGACAAGCATTTCGTTCGCGCAGAGTGCCGGACAGCAGATCGCTATGGACTTGACAAGGGGTGTGATGCAGGGCGGCAGCCAGTATCTTGCGAAGAAGTTCCGGACGGTGAAGGTGCATCTGAAAGCGGGATATGAATTGATGCTTTATGCCAAAGAGTAG
- the traN gene encoding conjugative transposon protein TraN: MKKILGLVALVMGAVMCVNAQVNDTVRTVAGNDLYQGITQKLPYRQMVTPFGVQVTFAKTVHIIFPSAVKYVDLGSNWIIAGKADGAENVIRVKATTEGFPGETNFSVICEDGSFYSFNAKYAHEPEMLNIEMKDFLENEDTTDFSHTRMNIYFRELGNESPLLVKLIMQSIYKADKREIKHLGCKRFGVQFLLKSIHSHNGLFYFHTETRNRSNVAFNTDFIKFKIVDKKVPKRTAIQERAIDPVRSYNEVLVTNGKSNVRTVYVVPQFTIPDDKILVIELFEKNGGRHQTIRVENTDLVAAKVINELKIK; this comes from the coding sequence ATGAAAAAGATTTTGGGATTGGTTGCCCTCGTTATGGGCGCAGTAATGTGTGTGAACGCACAAGTGAATGACACGGTACGGACGGTTGCCGGAAACGACCTGTATCAAGGGATCACGCAAAAGTTACCGTATCGGCAGATGGTTACTCCGTTCGGGGTACAGGTGACGTTTGCCAAGACAGTGCATATTATATTCCCGTCAGCGGTGAAGTACGTGGACTTGGGTAGTAACTGGATTATTGCCGGAAAAGCGGACGGGGCGGAGAACGTAATCCGGGTGAAGGCTACGACCGAAGGGTTTCCGGGGGAAACGAATTTCTCGGTGATTTGTGAGGATGGTAGTTTTTACAGTTTCAACGCCAAATATGCGCATGAGCCGGAAATGCTGAACATCGAAATGAAGGACTTTTTAGAGAATGAGGACACAACAGACTTTTCGCATACCCGCATGAATATCTATTTCCGTGAACTGGGCAACGAAAGCCCGTTGCTGGTGAAGCTGATTATGCAGAGCATCTATAAGGCGGACAAGCGGGAAATCAAGCATCTGGGTTGTAAACGCTTCGGGGTGCAATTCCTTTTGAAATCCATCCACTCGCATAACGGGCTGTTCTATTTCCACACGGAAACGAGGAACAGGTCGAACGTGGCTTTCAACACGGACTTTATCAAGTTCAAGATTGTGGATAAGAAAGTGCCGAAGCGCACCGCCATTCAGGAACGGGCGATAGATCCGGTACGCAGCTATAACGAGGTACTGGTAACGAACGGGAAAAGCAATGTGCGCACGGTGTACGTCGTTCCGCAATTCACCATACCGGACGATAAGATTCTGGTGATTGAACTGTTCGAGAAGAACGGCGGCAGGCATCAGACGATACGGGTGGAGAACACCGACCTTGTGGCGGCAAAAGTGATTAACGAACTGAAAATCAAATAA
- a CDS encoding DUF3872 domain-containing protein — translation MKKIIYQMLVGCYIVAALVLVCACNSQLDIQTRYPFTVEMMPVPKKQKVNETAEIRCELKRDGRWEDTEYTIRWFLYDGKGTLKLDDGTVLLPNDRYPLEKEMFRLYFTSQSDDQSSLKVWVEDSFGQTVELELSFNNDNSEE, via the coding sequence ATGAAGAAGATAATTTATCAAATGCTCGTGGGTTGCTACATAGTGGCCGCCCTCGTGCTTGTGTGTGCCTGTAATAGCCAGTTGGATATTCAGACGAGATACCCGTTCACGGTGGAGATGATGCCCGTCCCGAAAAAACAGAAGGTGAACGAAACGGCGGAAATCCGCTGTGAACTCAAACGGGATGGACGTTGGGAAGATACGGAGTACACGATACGCTGGTTCCTGTATGACGGGAAAGGCACGCTTAAACTGGATGATGGCACGGTGCTGTTGCCGAATGACCGCTACCCGCTGGAGAAAGAAATGTTCCGGCTGTATTTTACTTCGCAGTCGGACGATCAGAGCAGTTTGAAGGTGTGGGTGGAAGATTCGTTCGGGCAGACGGTGGAACTGGAGCTAAGTTTCAATAATGACAATTCGGAAGAATGA
- a CDS encoding DUF2931 family protein: MKIILHILLYLLTFFAYLGAVGWAIEQGSAKMSGDAMSQGMKQAFSTLFYTVLVIVAVYVVSVLIAKFLLKGSILLSACINAGLILLWVAIFVFASLNKKVRPISDYLLVEINSPRLYPVTVSDCKITLSNGEAYRFGRKGHKMIAVEGDAWGKEGEITYIPGDSLPAHIDISYLSYVEDKVYHVEADLPVEKLNKLYHQGWLNGWNEEQHYDGLVIGCAPFGIVKIWLRSDIHGGRRTELCSFKGKEDWEALLGYKMDCNGIHYKCDKERVRNKVWENQETNGLPDTLFFDNSHIRYNYRIVVETESPDDKLHNMELVLCNGEYDNTSQSKTPDCDYKMQVCPKYIRLEWRYRRKNTCLDFNPKEIVEFFNSSFGDDCSQPGDLVIRLDEYGNLKKISLKIGKNVYRYDKEAEKEQ; this comes from the coding sequence ATGAAAATAATCTTGCATATTCTTCTTTATCTACTGACTTTTTTCGCTTACCTTGGAGCGGTGGGATGGGCTATTGAGCAAGGTTCTGCAAAAATGTCAGGTGATGCGATGAGTCAAGGCATGAAGCAAGCTTTCAGCACATTATTTTATACAGTTTTGGTTATTGTGGCGGTTTATGTGGTTAGCGTGCTGATTGCAAAGTTCCTTTTGAAAGGAAGCATTTTACTATCGGCTTGTATCAATGCCGGGCTGATACTACTGTGGGTAGCCATCTTTGTTTTTGCCAGCTTGAATAAAAAAGTACGACCTATCTCTGATTATCTGTTAGTGGAAATAAATAGTCCTCGCCTTTATCCTGTTACCGTTAGTGACTGCAAAATAACTCTATCAAACGGTGAGGCATACAGGTTTGGCAGAAAGGGGCATAAAATGATAGCGGTAGAAGGTGACGCATGGGGAAAAGAGGGCGAAATAACATATATTCCAGGCGATTCGCTTCCCGCACATATTGATATAAGTTATTTGTCTTATGTGGAAGATAAAGTATATCATGTAGAAGCTGATTTACCCGTAGAAAAATTAAATAAGTTGTATCATCAGGGATGGTTGAATGGATGGAATGAAGAGCAGCATTATGACGGCTTGGTCATTGGGTGTGCTCCATTCGGAATTGTTAAAATATGGCTGCGCAGTGATATACATGGGGGACGGCGTACTGAGCTATGTTCATTCAAGGGAAAAGAAGATTGGGAAGCTCTGTTGGGATACAAGATGGATTGTAATGGTATACATTATAAATGTGATAAGGAAAGAGTTCGGAATAAGGTCTGGGAAAATCAGGAAACGAACGGACTGCCGGACACACTCTTTTTTGATAACAGCCATATCCGGTATAATTACCGTATCGTGGTTGAAACGGAATCGCCGGATGATAAGTTGCATAATATGGAGTTGGTTCTCTGTAATGGAGAATATGATAATACGTCCCAAAGTAAAACTCCCGATTGTGATTATAAGATGCAAGTCTGCCCTAAATATATTCGGCTGGAATGGCGGTACAGAAGGAAAAATACCTGCTTGGATTTTAACCCCAAAGAGATTGTCGAGTTTTTCAATTCGTCTTTCGGTGATGATTGTTCACAACCGGGCGACTTGGTGATACGATTGGATGAATATGGCAA
- the traJ gene encoding conjugative transposon protein TraJ, with the protein MLLSIDFENLHQILHTLYQEMMPLCSNLTGVAKGIAGLGALFYVAAKVWQALARAEPIDVYPLLRPFVIGLCIMFFPTFVLGTINTVLSPVVKGCHGMLETQTFDMNKYREQKDKLEYEANKRNPETAYLVDKEEFDKKLDELGWSAGDLITMGGMYIDRAEYRMKQNIRRWFQELLELLFQSAGLVIDTIRTFFLIVLSILGPIAFAISVYDGFQSTLTQWITRYISVYMWLPVSDLFSSVLARIQVLMLTKDIEAMSDPTFIPDSSNTVYMVFLIIGIFGYFTIPTVANWIIMAGGVSGANRAMNTTASKAGNVAAAGAGAAVGNVAGKLIK; encoded by the coding sequence ATGTTATTATCAATAGACTTTGAAAACCTGCATCAGATATTGCACACGCTGTATCAGGAAATGATGCCGCTATGCTCGAATTTGACGGGCGTAGCCAAAGGGATAGCCGGGTTGGGTGCGCTGTTCTATGTTGCCGCCAAAGTGTGGCAAGCCCTTGCCCGTGCCGAACCTATCGACGTGTACCCGCTGCTGCGTCCCTTCGTCATCGGGCTGTGTATCATGTTCTTCCCGACCTTCGTACTGGGTACGATTAACACGGTTCTCTCCCCCGTGGTGAAAGGCTGCCACGGGATGCTGGAAACACAGACCTTCGACATGAACAAGTACCGGGAACAGAAGGACAAGCTGGAATATGAGGCGAACAAGCGGAATCCGGAAACGGCGTACCTTGTGGATAAGGAAGAGTTCGACAAGAAACTGGATGAACTCGGATGGTCGGCGGGCGACCTGATTACGATGGGCGGGATGTACATAGACCGGGCGGAATACCGGATGAAACAGAATATACGCAGGTGGTTTCAGGAACTCTTGGAACTGTTGTTCCAGTCCGCCGGGCTGGTGATAGACACGATACGGACGTTCTTTCTGATCGTCCTCTCCATCTTAGGGCCTATCGCCTTTGCGATAAGCGTCTATGATGGATTCCAAAGCACCCTGACGCAGTGGATCACCCGGTATATCTCCGTCTATATGTGGCTGCCCGTGAGCGACCTGTTCAGCTCGGTGCTGGCAAGGATTCAGGTGTTGATGCTCACCAAGGACATAGAGGCGATGAGCGATCCCACCTTTATACCGGACAGCAGTAATACGGTGTACATGGTATTCCTGATTATCGGGATATTCGGGTACTTCACGATACCGACCGTTGCGAACTGGATCATCATGGCGGGCGGCGTAAGCGGCGCGAACCGTGCGATGAACACGACTGCCTCCAAAGCGGGGAATGTTGCCGCTGCCGGGGCGGGTGCTGCCGTGGGGAATGTTGCCGGAAAACTTATCAAGTAA
- a CDS encoding conjugal transfer protein TraO has protein sequence MKKVLLIIMLFGVCLHFNQAHAQRCLPGMRGIQFTGGLSDDLRWKNGNGFGYHAGIAVSTYMKNAHHWVVGAEYLEKRYDYRGCLYPVSQFTGEGGYYLNFLSDRKKTFFAALGLSALAGYETVNWGEQMMPDGSRLTDGDNFIYGGALTLELSAYLTDKIVLLVNGRQRMLFGGDCGKFHSQVGVGIRFMIR, from the coding sequence ATGAAAAAGGTATTGTTGATTATCATGCTCTTCGGGGTGTGCCTGCATTTTAACCAGGCACACGCCCAAAGATGCCTGCCCGGAATGAGGGGAATACAGTTCACGGGCGGACTTTCGGACGATCTGCGCTGGAAAAACGGTAACGGTTTCGGTTACCATGCCGGGATAGCGGTAAGCACTTACATGAAGAACGCCCATCATTGGGTGGTCGGTGCGGAGTATCTGGAAAAGCGGTATGACTACCGGGGCTGCCTTTATCCGGTCAGCCAGTTTACGGGGGAAGGCGGGTATTACCTGAACTTCCTTTCGGACAGGAAGAAGACATTTTTTGCGGCACTGGGATTGTCCGCCCTTGCCGGATATGAAACGGTGAACTGGGGCGAACAGATGATGCCGGACGGTTCACGGCTGACTGATGGGGATAATTTTATTTACGGGGGTGCACTGACGCTGGAATTGTCCGCATACCTGACGGATAAGATTGTCTTGCTGGTAAACGGACGGCAAAGGATGCTGTTCGGGGGTGATTGTGGAAAATTCCACTCGCAGGTCGGCGTGGGAATTAGGTTTATGATTCGATGA
- a CDS encoding TraL conjugative transposon family protein: MVGKFMAKVIAEIQDWADVKLRRLCGRITPDQRVVVILVMFVVFGGLSVYMTVAAIYNIGKSDGRELGIEHIDPIRLKNDSIINPFNNQ; encoded by the coding sequence ATGGTCGGAAAATTTATGGCGAAGGTCATTGCTGAAATACAGGACTGGGCGGACGTAAAGCTCCGCCGCCTGTGCGGGCGTATCACGCCGGATCAGCGGGTGGTGGTTATCCTTGTGATGTTCGTGGTGTTCGGCGGGTTGTCGGTGTACATGACCGTCGCAGCCATTTACAACATCGGCAAAAGTGACGGTCGGGAACTGGGAATAGAGCATATCGATCCCATCCGGCTAAAGAATGACAGTATAATCAATCCTTTTAACAACCAGTAA
- a CDS encoding DUF4141 domain-containing protein — protein sequence MKQIKAIVMGLACLLAAGTANAQWVVSDPGNLAQGIINTVKQIAQTSTTAKNTLDGFKETAKVFEQGKKYYDALKDVHDVIKGGVKVKKSIEMVADISEIYVRNYQKMLGDPNYTPDELSTISFGYAKLLSESADILQDLKNVVNITGMSLSDAERLAIIDQSYKRLLEYRNLVQYYTNKNISVSYLRAKKKKDTDRVMALYGSADERYW from the coding sequence ATGAAACAGATAAAAGCAATAGTCATGGGGTTGGCGTGCCTGCTGGCAGCGGGTACGGCTAACGCACAGTGGGTCGTGAGCGATCCGGGGAACTTGGCGCAAGGGATTATCAATACCGTCAAACAGATTGCGCAGACCTCTACAACGGCGAAAAATACATTGGACGGTTTTAAAGAAACCGCCAAAGTGTTTGAGCAAGGTAAAAAATATTATGATGCGCTAAAGGATGTACACGACGTGATAAAGGGCGGCGTGAAGGTGAAGAAGAGCATCGAGATGGTGGCGGATATTTCGGAAATCTATGTGCGGAACTATCAGAAGATGTTAGGCGATCCGAACTATACGCCGGATGAATTGAGTACTATCTCCTTCGGGTACGCAAAGTTGCTAAGCGAGAGTGCGGACATATTGCAGGATTTGAAAAACGTGGTGAATATCACCGGAATGTCGCTATCGGATGCGGAGCGGCTGGCAATCATCGACCAGAGCTATAAGCGGTTACTGGAATACCGTAATCTGGTGCAGTACTACACGAACAAAAATATCTCGGTGAGTTACCTGCGGGCGAAAAAGAAAAAGGACACCGACCGGGTGATGGCACTGTACGGCTCGGCGGACGAACGCTATTGGTGA
- the traK gene encoding conjugative transposon protein TraK has protein sequence MEFKSLKNIETSFRQIRLFALVFICLCAVVTGFALWKSYSFAEAQRQKIYVLDNGKSLMLALSQDVQQNRPVEAREHVRRFHELFFTLSPDKSAIEGNIKRSLMLADKSAFNYYKDLSEKGYYNRVISGNINQMVQIDSVRCDFDKYPYNVRTFARQIILRESSVTERSLVTRCRLLDAVRSDNNPQGFIIEGFEITENKDLQTIKR, from the coding sequence ATGGAATTTAAAAGTTTGAAGAATATCGAAACGAGTTTCAGGCAGATACGTCTGTTTGCGCTGGTGTTCATCTGCCTGTGTGCGGTGGTGACGGGCTTTGCGCTCTGGAAGTCGTACAGCTTTGCCGAAGCGCAACGGCAGAAGATTTATGTGCTGGATAACGGGAAGTCGCTGATGCTGGCACTCTCGCAGGACGTGCAGCAGAACCGCCCGGTGGAAGCACGGGAACACGTGCGCAGGTTTCACGAGCTGTTTTTCACGCTCTCGCCGGACAAGTCGGCTATCGAGGGCAATATCAAACGCTCGCTGATGCTGGCGGACAAGAGCGCATTTAACTACTACAAAGACCTCTCGGAAAAGGGGTATTATAACCGGGTGATTTCGGGGAACATCAACCAGATGGTACAGATTGACAGCGTGCGGTGTGACTTTGACAAGTACCCGTACAACGTGCGGACGTTCGCCCGCCAGATCATCCTACGGGAAAGCTCGGTGACGGAAAGAAGCCTTGTCACCCGCTGCCGGTTGTTGGATGCCGTCAGGAGTGACAACAACCCGCAGGGGTTCATCATCGAGGGCTTCGAGATTACCGAGAACAAGGACTTGCAAACCATCAAACGCTAA